In Sulfolobales archaeon, the genomic stretch TCTAGCATGGTATCTAGCTAGGTTCATATATTACCATGCATTGAAGGCATCCATAGATCTTGCGAAGGAGAAGGGGGCCTTCCCAACATTCATACCAAAGCTCTATAGACCTGCGTGGGAGTTCTCAATGAGTGTTGAGGAGATACTCAAGATAGCTGGCATCGCTGATAAGCCCTCTGAAAGGGTTATGAGGCTTATAAAGGAGCTTGAGGTAGACCCAAGGTCTCTTGAGGAGGAGCTCCTAGAACATGGTGTTAGAAACGCCCAGGTTCTCTCGATAGCCCCAACAGGTACTATATCGATTATAGCCGGGACATCAAGCTCCATAGAGCCTATATTCGCCCTAGCATTTGTGAGATCCGTTGCAGTTGGAACATTTATAGAGCTCGACAGGGTCTTCCTAGACTATCTAAGGAGGTACGAGCTCGACACGCCAGAGGTTGTCGAGGCAGTGGCAGAGACTGGTTCGATAGCGCATAACCCATTCATGCCAAGAACCCTTAGAGAGCTCTTCAGAACAGCCCACGATATTAGCCCTATATACCATGTTCTACACCAGGCATCATGGCAGCAGTGGATCGATGCCGGCGCCTCGAAGACCATAAACATGGCTTCAGAGGCTAGCGAAGAGGACGTTGATCTAGTATATAGGCTTGCATGGAAACTCGGGATCAAAGGTATAACTGTGTATAGAGATAAATCTAAGAGCAGACAGGTAATATACTTCGGCCTAAAGAGTGCGGAGAGACTTAGAAAAGAGGAGAAGCAGGAGCAGCACCAAACCCAGGCTAGCATGCAGGAGCAGAAACACCAGATCCGGTCTACACTAGGTTCTAGGAGCCTGAGGATGCCGAAATTCACTGTAGAAGGCTATATAGATCCATCATGTAGAACATGTGAGCTCTAAAACACAAAGCCAATAACATATTATAAAATGCTATATATAAACGAATCTTTATTAATATGTTGTCCACGTTATTTCGGCTTTACGTTATTCATTGTCATTAATATAAATTTCCATTAAAAGTACGGCTACCCTAGTAGAATCGCAGGACGTGGGCTTAACTATATGGGTAATTTATTCTCGAGGAAGGGGAAATATCGAGGTCTATATATAGTGGTATTTATGTGTATGATTTTTGGGATGTATGAGGGGGATAATACAGATCTACTCCATGGTTTCTGTTGAAGATGCACGGGCGGTCTCGGAATTGGGAGCTGATCATGTTGGTATCATGGTAGCAAGGTCTTCGATCCCATATACAGTTGATCTGAGTTTGGGTAGGAATATCTGTAGATCTGTGAGGGGCATCTCTAAATGTGTTGTCCTCCCAATAAGTCATAACATAGCGGAGATCCTCGATATTGCTTTAAGTGTTGAAGCTGATATAGTGCAGATCGCGAGTTACGAAGAGTATCTCCCGAGGCTAAAGCATGTGGAGATATATGAAATTCTAAAGAGCCATGGTCTTAAGGTTATAAGGGTTATCCCAGTAGGTATTGGAGGGGAGCTAGATGCAGCAACATTCTATAGCAGATATAGTGACTATATAATGCTCGATACATATGGGGAGCCTCCAACACCTCTCCTGAGGGGCTTCATTGGGGGAACTGGCAAGACGCATGATTGGAGCATTAGCCGTGAGATCATAAAAGCATCTTCTAAGCCTGTGATCCTTGCTGGAGGGCTTAACCCTGATAACGTTTCTCAAGCAATAAAAATTGTAAAACCATTTGGTGTGGATGCGGCAACATCGCTCGATATAAAGGGTAGCGGTGGTAGAAAAGATCTGTTAAAGGTAAAGGCCTTTATAGAAGCTGCTAGAAGGGCTTGGGATGAGCTAGATGAGGAGGAGGTATGATTTTTTAGTTGTTGGAGATCTATGCCTTGATATAGATATATGGCCTGGGAGAAGGGTTAAGCAGGTTGAGATCAAAGACTATACAATAACACCGGCAGGCTCGGCAGGGAACACTGCACTGGCTTTGAGGGCTATAGATAAGTCAGCGTTGATCGCACTAGCATATCCTTCCTCGAAAGACCATGTGGATAAGATCTTGAGGGCTATGCTAAGAGATAGTGGTATAGAATTGATAAGCGTTAGAGGAAAGGGAGGTGGATGTTTGGTTATGAACATAATCACAGCTAAGGGTTATCGGAGAGCATATACATCTAAGGGGCCCAAGATAGAGGAGGTCTCAAAATTCTTTGACATAGCTTCAGCCAGTATAATACATATCGCTGGATATTTATTAGAGTTATTGCCTATAGATAGATTTGCGGAGAAGCTAAGTTTAATTAAAGGAAGCTCAGTAGTCTCGATAGATCTATTTCCAAGGGTCTCCGAAATTAGGTGGGAAAGTCTAAGTAAAGTGTTAAGAACAGCAGATATAGTTTTAGGGAATATATATGAGATCCGGTCAATAACCGGCAGTATTGAAAAATCCGTTGAGAAGATCCTCAGTATAGGTGTTGATGCTGTAATCGTTAAGAAGGGCTCAAAAGGCGCTACACTATATCGAAAAACACATGAAAAAATATCATGCACCCCTGGGAAAGTCAAGCCAGTAATTCTCAAGGGGGCTGGAGATGTATTCAATGCCTCATTCATAGACTCGATATATAGGGGATCTACCTACCAAGAAGCCTTAGAAAAGGCATGCAAGAACGCCTCAGAGCATGTAGTGGGAGAAGGCCCCCTCCATAAGATCCTCAGAAGGCTAGGGTTATTACAGCCGAAAGCACTATCATCTTAAAGCCCACTGCTATATAACTCCTTAAAAGCTCCGAAGCCTCTATCCAGCAGATGTGACAGCTAATAGCTAGGATTAGCTACTCGAAGAGATTCTGAATCTGCTACTCCCTGCTATATGGTATTCCAAGGGCTCTTGGCATTCTCCTACCCTTTATAGCTATTGCTACAGCTGTTAATGTGACTATATATGGTAGGGCTAGTATGAACTGGTAGGGAACAACCTCTTTAACCCCGGGAGTTACAGCTATGACTGGGGCGAGAGCGTCTGCAATACCAAATACCAGTGCAAATCCTAGAGATCCTATTGGTTCTAAGTTAGATGATATAACACATGCAAGTGCTATAAAACCCCTTCCAGCTGTAAACTCTTTTGTAAGACCTCCGAAGAAGTCTAAGGGCATGAAGGCTCCTCCCAATCCTGCCAGGAAGCCTCCTATAGCTGATGTGGTGATCCTCACAGCGTTAACGCTATGACCAGCTGCATCAAGAGCTTCTGGTGATTCTCCAGCAGCCTTTATCCAGAGGCCTAGATATGTTCTATGTAGAATTATATGAAGACCCAGGGGAATCGCTATTGCTAATATAGTTATATAGGATATTTGGAAGCCATATATATCGATCCTGGGGAGAAGCACCTCCTTAGGGGGTAGATGAAGGCCTGGAAAACCCCATATAGCTCTGAGGAGAAAGGGGAGAAGCCCTAGCGCAGTGATATTTAGCCCCATCCCAAGTATAACCTGATCAGCCTTTCCATATATACTTAACAAAGCTATGAAGAGCCCTATAAAGCTACCTATAACACCCCCAAATAGCAGTCCTAGAAAGCCGTTGTTTAGCGACTCCGCCATATATACACCTGCTACAGCGGATATCGCAAATATACCTTCAATACCTATATTAACCATTCCAGCCCTCTCATTAATCGATTCACCAGCTGCAGCGAGGGCTAGGGGTGTCATAGCTAGTAAGGCTGCTTGGATAAGTGTTAGAGGGCTTATACCGGCTATATATAGAATTGCGAGGAAAACCGCTATAGATGCTATATATAATAAATACCTGAATAACGATTCACGCCTCATCTCCTAACAACCCTCCTAATGATCCTGAGTAGCTCGGGCATAGATAGTGCTATTACAAATAAGCCGTTTAGAGCCCTAACAAGATCAGAATCTATGCCAGCCTGATACTCCATATATCTCCCACCGTTTTTTATACCCCCATATAGTATTGATGCAGCAATGATTCCCAAGGGATTATTCCTACCTATAAGGGCAACCCCTATACCCTCAAATCCGTATCCCGAGACATTCCCTAGATTCCCATATAACGCATATGTAGGGGGCTTAGCGGCGATGAGAAGCCCTCCAGCTATTCCAGATGCCAGTCCTCCCAATAAAAAGCTATATATGATTATTTTATTTATATTTACACCGGCATATCTAGCAACATCGACACCAGCACCAACCAGGGCGATCTCATATCCAATCACAGTTCTAGATAGAATTAGATAGAATATTACCGCTATCACTAGCGAAACATATATTCCGCTAGTAAGCGTTGTGCCAGGAACTATTGTGGGTAGCCTTGCACTCTCAAGAATCGAGAGTGTCTTCTCAGGCCTACTAGGATCTACAAGTATATTTGATGATATATAGATTGTTATATAATATGATATCCAGTTAAGCATTATAGTGGATATGACTTCGTGAACACCTCTAAAGATCTTGAGAAGAGATGGGATTAGAGACCATAGAGCTCCTGCAAGCCCTGAAAAGGCTATTAAAAGCATGGGGTGTAGAACTCCTAGGGGTAGGATCCCAATTGCAACAGCTGCAATAGCTCCTATATAGACCTGCCCCTCACTCCCAATATTGAAGAGCCCAGCCCTAACCCCTATAGAGAATGTTAGACCTGTAAAGGCTAGAGGCATAGCATATGAAAGAGTCTCTGCAAACCCATAGAAATTCCCAAAAGCACCTATGAACAGGCTTCTATATCCAAGCACAGGATCATATCTATATATTGTTATTAGAAGAGCGCCCACAGCTAAACCTATTACAAGTGATAAGGCGCTTTCAAACACAGGCCTTAGACGTGATAGAAGAGCCGTTACAACTCTATCTCCCTTTATGATATAAGACCCCAGACTTTAACTGAATAAGAGGCTTTTAAACACTATAACCATTATAGACATATATGTTCCCACACTATAGTAGCACAACTGTTATCAACGATGATGGATAACTCATCTAATCTCCTCCCCACTCCAAAGAGGCAGATT encodes the following:
- a CDS encoding ribonucleoside-diphosphate reductase, adenosylcobalamin-dependent → LAWYLARFIYYHALKASIDLAKEKGAFPTFIPKLYRPAWEFSMSVEEILKIAGIADKPSERVMRLIKELEVDPRSLEEELLEHGVRNAQVLSIAPTGTISIIAGTSSSIEPIFALAFVRSVAVGTFIELDRVFLDYLRRYELDTPEVVEAVAETGSIAHNPFMPRTLRELFRTAHDISPIYHVLHQASWQQWIDAGASKTINMASEASEEDVDLVYRLAWKLGIKGITVYRDKSKSRQVIYFGLKSAERLRKEEKQEQHQTQASMQEQKHQIRSTLGSRSLRMPKFTVEGYIDPSCRTCEL
- a CDS encoding phosphoribosylanthranilate isomerase, producing MRGIIQIYSMVSVEDARAVSELGADHVGIMVARSSIPYTVDLSLGRNICRSVRGISKCVVLPISHNIAEILDIALSVEADIVQIASYEEYLPRLKHVEIYEILKSHGLKVIRVIPVGIGGELDAATFYSRYSDYIMLDTYGEPPTPLLRGFIGGTGKTHDWSISREIIKASSKPVILAGGLNPDNVSQAIKIVKPFGVDAATSLDIKGSGGRKDLLKVKAFIEAARRAWDELDEEEV
- a CDS encoding carbohydrate kinase family protein, coding for MRRRYDFLVVGDLCLDIDIWPGRRVKQVEIKDYTITPAGSAGNTALALRAIDKSALIALAYPSSKDHVDKILRAMLRDSGIELISVRGKGGGCLVMNIITAKGYRRAYTSKGPKIEEVSKFFDIASASIIHIAGYLLELLPIDRFAEKLSLIKGSSVVSIDLFPRVSEIRWESLSKVLRTADIVLGNIYEIRSITGSIEKSVEKILSIGVDAVIVKKGSKGATLYRKTHEKISCTPGKVKPVILKGAGDVFNASFIDSIYRGSTYQEALEKACKNASEHVVGEGPLHKILRRLGLLQPKALSS
- a CDS encoding ABC transporter permease, translated to MRRESLFRYLLYIASIAVFLAILYIAGISPLTLIQAALLAMTPLALAAAGESINERAGMVNIGIEGIFAISAVAGVYMAESLNNGFLGLLFGGVIGSFIGLFIALLSIYGKADQVILGMGLNITALGLLPFLLRAIWGFPGLHLPPKEVLLPRIDIYGFQISYITILAIAIPLGLHIILHRTYLGLWIKAAGESPEALDAAGHSVNAVRITTSAIGGFLAGLGGAFMPLDFFGGLTKEFTAGRGFIALACVISSNLEPIGSLGFALVFGIADALAPVIAVTPGVKEVVPYQFILALPYIVTLTAVAIAIKGRRMPRALGIPYSRE
- a CDS encoding ABC transporter permease, whose translation is MGALLITIYRYDPVLGYRSLFIGAFGNFYGFAETLSYAMPLAFTGLTFSIGVRAGLFNIGSEGQVYIGAIAAVAIGILPLGVLHPMLLIAFSGLAGALWSLIPSLLKIFRGVHEVISTIMLNWISYYITIYISSNILVDPSRPEKTLSILESARLPTIVPGTTLTSGIYVSLVIAVIFYLILSRTVIGYEIALVGAGVDVARYAGVNINKIIIYSFLLGGLASGIAGGLLIAAKPPTYALYGNLGNVSGYGFEGIGVALIGRNNPLGIIAASILYGGIKNGGRYMEYQAGIDSDLVRALNGLFVIALSMPELLRIIRRVVRR